TTATTGTAGGTGCTGGGGTTGCTGGGTTATATGCTTCACTAAATTTGCCCAAAGAGTTGAAAGTTTTAATTCTCTGCAAAGATCAGCCTTGGGAATGCAACACCTTTTACGCACAAGGCGGAATCGCAGTTGCCAAGAATACTGAAGATATTGCGTTACATATTAAAGATACGCTTGATGCTGGGGCTGGAATGTGTGATGAAAACGCAGTAAAAACATTAAGCGAAGAGAGTTTAGAGGTGCTAGAAGATTTAATAGCGCGTCAAACGCCTTTTGATAAGGACGCAAATGGAAATTTGCTTTTTACCAAAGAAGCTGCACATAGCACTTCACGCATTATCCACGCGGGAGGGGATTCCACAGGGCGTGCGTTGCATTCGCATTTAATGGCACAAATCTCACATACTTTGTGGAAAAATGCAACAGTTACGGAGCTTTTGATTGAAAATAATCATTGTTATGGTGTGAGTGTGCTAACAAAGCGTGGAAACTATAATCTTTATGCCAAGCATATTATTTTAGCAAGTGGCGGTGTGGGCGCGCTTTTTGAGTATCATACAAATGCACATACAATTTCTAGTGAGTTGCACGGAATGATTCTTGAAAATGGCTTGAAGCTTAAAGATATGGAAATGTTGCAGTTTCACCCAACCGTTTTTGTTAAAACGCATCACGCACGCAAAATGCTACTTAGTGAAGCTCTAAGGGGGGAGGGAGCTAAAGTTGTGGATTATTTTGGAAAGCGTTTCTTGTTTGATTATGATAAAAAAGGCGAGCTAGCTTCGCGAGATAGGGTAGCTAGAAGTATTTTTGATTACAAGCTAAAGTTACAAGAAAAATTTAAAAAGCAAGAGGAACAAGAAATCTATTTGGATTTAAGTGAGTTTTCTAAAGAATTTTTTTATAATCGTTTTCCTAATATTGCGCGTAATCTTAGTGCCTTTGGGTATGATTTACCCAAAGATAGGATTCCAATTTCCCCTGCGTTTCACTATTGTATGGGCGGTATTGAAACAGATGGTGTGGGTAAGGTTGTAGGGATGGAAAATCTCTATGCAGTAGGTGAGTGTGCTTGCACGGGAGTTCATGGAGCAAACCGCCTTGCTTCTAATTCCTTACTTGAAGGCTTAGTGTTTTCAAGGCGTAGTGCTAGGGATATTATGGGCTGTGTGAAGAGTGAGCAAAAAACTAGAGAGTTTTTACTCCACACAGAGCCTTTACAAAATCCACAAGATGAGAATCTTAAGGCGATTTTGCGTCATTTAATGTGGAGCAAAGTTGGTATTATGCGTAATAAATCAGGGCTTAATGAAGCCTTAGGGGGCGTGGAAGTAATGTTGCAAAGTGGAGTAGGGCGACTGCTTCGCTTGCGTTTGCTTACTGCAAAAAATATTATAGAATCAGCACTTAAGCGTGATGCGTCCATAGGTGCGCATTATCTTACAGAATAAAGGAAAAACGATGAAAAACAAAATGCGATTGCGCAATAAATTTAAAAATAAATTATTAAGAAATCAAGAAAATGTAACAATGGATAAGTTTAGAAAAACTCTTCTAAGAGATTTAGAAGAGATTCAAAAGAAGCCTAGAAAAACTAAAAATATAGAATCTAAAGATGATTATTCATTTTTTTAAGATTTAGTTTAAAATTCAAAAATATTTAAAAACTTTTTAGCGCGCTCACTTTTAGGGTTTGTAAAAAACTCTTGAGGTGTTGCAATCTCTGCGATTTTTCCGTGGTCAAAAAACACGATTCTATCTGCGACAAGCCTTGCGAACTTCATTTCGTGAGTTACTAGAATCATTGTCATTCCATTCTCTGCAAGCTCTTTAATAACTTCCAAGACTTCTTTTACCATTTCAGGATCTAATGAAGCAGTAACTTCATCAAAGAGCATAATTTCTGGATTCATACATAAAGCACGCACGATTGCTACACGCTGTTTTTGTCCTCCACTTAACTCTTTAGGGTAAGAGTCCTTTTTATGTGTTAGCCCAACGCGCTCTAGCAATCTAAGTGCCTGTTCTTTCGCATCTTTTATACTTCTATTTTGCACTTTAATGGGAGCTAGAGTAATGTTTTCTAAAACACTCAAATGGGGAAAAAGCTCATAGTTTTGAAAAACCATTCCGATTTTTTGACGCACTTTGCTCCATTTTGTTTGCACGCCTTCACCGCTAATTTGCACTCCATCTAAGTAGATTTTGCCACCTTGAATAGATTCCAATCCATTAATACAACGCAAAAATGTGCTTTTGCCGCACCCACTAGGTCCTAAAATTGCACAAACTTCTCCCTTTTTAACCTCTAAGCTAACATTATCTAAAACGAGATTATCTACATATTTTTTTACAATATTTTCTAATCTTAATAAAACCATCATTGCCCTTAAATGAGTTTTTTCTCTAAGTAGTGACTAAACACAGAGAGCGGATAACAGAGCGCAAAATACACAAAAAAGATTCCACCATACACCCAAAAACTAGCCGTAGGGTAGCTTATGAGATTAACTTCAATAATTTGTTGTCCAACTTTTAACATATCGCTAACTCCAATGAGTGCGGCTAGTGAAGTTGTTTTAATCATTCTAGTAAAGAGATTTACAAGACTTGGAAGTAGGCGTTTGAAACTTTGCGGGAAAACAACAAAAACCTGCACTTGCCACTCTTTTAAACCTAAAGCTCTAGCACTTTGTTCTTGATGTTTGGGCAAACTTGAGATTGCACCACGCACTAAATCTCCCATTTCAGCAATACCCCAAAGACTAAAAGCTAAAATACAAGCCCCAACTCCACTGAGATTTATCACACTTGAAAAACCAAAGTAAATAATAAAAAGCCACGCTAAAATGGGGATTATGCGGATAGATTCTAAATACAAGCGACAAATTCCTCTTAAAAGCCTAGATTTTAAAGTCATCAAATACCCTAAAATAAAGCCAAAAAGACAAGAAAATATAATTGCAATAAGTGCGATTTGTAAAGTAATAAAAACACCTTGCAAGATTCTTAAAATATTCTGTGGCAAAAGTAAGACTTCCATAATTTTACCCTAGAAACTTTTTGTAATGTTTTTCTAGCATTGAAAAGACAATAGATAAAGGTAATAAGACAACTAAATAGCAAAGCACTAAAAGAAGCAAGGTTTCATTTGTCTTGTAATAGCTTCCAATTAAGTCTTTTGTAACAAAAAGCACATCCACAAGGGCGATTGCACTAACAACAGAAGTTTCTTTTAAAAGAAAAATTACATTTGCACCAATGTAAGGAAGGCTTACCATTAAACTTTGAGGCAAAATGATAGAAAATACAAGCTGTTTTTCACTAAGTCCCAAGCTTCGCCCTGATTCTATTTGGATTTTTCCCACAGATTCTAATCCAGCGCGAAAAGATTCTGCCATATAGCTTCCCCCAAGAAAAGTTATGCCAATCAATGCGCAAATGTAGCTATCTAACTTTAGCCCAATTTGTGGCAAACCATAGTATAAAAAGAAAAGTTGAATGAGTAAAGGGGTATTGCGTGAGAGTTCAATATAGCCTTGTGCAACGGCATTTAAAAAACGGATTTTATAAAATTGTATAAGTGCAATAAAAAATCCCAAAATTATAGAGAAAACGATTCCAAAAAATGATAAATGCAATGTCAGCCACAGGGCTTTTAAAAAAGTTGGAATCGCATTTTGCATAAATAAAATATCAAAATTAAAAGACAAGCTTACTTCCAAAGTATAAAATAAAAATTTTGCGAATTTTGCCTTATTGCAACTTAAGGTTTAATATTTACCTATTTTACAAGTTTATTTTGATAAAATTTAATCTTAATTTTGAAATTTTTGGAGTGCGTTTATGCTGTTTTATTATGTAAAGATTTTTCATATTATTTCTTTTGTGTCTTGGATGGCAATGCTCTTTTATCTACCGCGTCTTTTTGTTTATCATGCTGAACATCTTGATAATATGGGGTTTGTGGAAGTGGTAAAAATCCAAGAAGAGAAACTTTATAACTTCATTGGTTATCCTGCTTTAATTGCAACATTTGCTTCTGGGGTTTGGCTACTTGTTTTAGAGCCTAGTTTTTTAACAGGTGGTGGTTGGATGCACGCTAAGATTCTGCTTGTGGTGCTTTTATTGGCATATCACTTTAGTTTATATCGTTATATGGTTGCTTTTAGGGAGAATCGTTGTTTTAAAAGTGGCAAATTTTTTCGCGCATACAATGAAGTGCCAACTATCGTACTAATTTTTATTACAATTTTAGTGATTTTAAAACCATTTTAAAGGGGTATTATGGCAAATCAAAAACTATGGGGCGGACGATTTAGCGCAAGTGCGGCAGAGATTTTAGATGTTTTTAATGCGTCTTTGCCTTTTGATAAAAAGCTTTATAAGCAAGATATTCTAGGCTCTAAAACGCACGCAAAAATGCTAGCAAGATGTGGAATCCTAACCCAAGATGAAGCAGATTTGATTTGTAAGGGATTAGAACAAGTTAAAGATGAAATTGAAAGCGGTGTTTTTGAGTTTAAACTTAGTGATGAAGATATTCATATGGCAATAGAAAGCCGTTTAACGCAAATCATTGGGGAAGCAGGTAAAAAACTCCACACTGCAAGAAGTCGTAACGACCAAGTTGCTCTCGACTTTAGACTTTTTGTTTTAGATTCTAATAAACATTTACGCAATTTAGTATTAAATCTCATTACCACACTTTTAAGCCTTGCAAAAGAACATACGCAAACAATGCTTCCGGGAATGACGCATTTACAGCACGCACAGCCTGTTAATTTTGGCTTTTTGCTTTGTGCGTATGCGTGTATGTTTATGCGTGATTTTGAAAGGTTGGAATCTACTTTTAAGCGTAATAATTATTGCCCGCTTGGTGCTGCCGCCCTTGCTGGCACTCCTTATAGCACAGATAGGCATTTTGTAGCAAAAGAGTTAGGGTTTATCGCGCCAACGCTTAATGCAACAGATTCTGTAAGTGATAGGGATTTTGCGCTGGATTTTTTGTATGATACAAGTCTGCTTGCAATGCATATTTCACGCTTTGCAGAAGAGCTTGTGCTGTGGAGTAGTTATGAGTTTAGGTTTATTACATTAAGCGATGCGTATTCTACGGGAAGCTCTATTATGCCACAAAAGAAAAATCCCGATGTACCGGAGCTTTTGCGTGGTAAAAGTGGGCGCGTGTATGGGAATTTAATGGGACTTTTGGTGGTGATGAAGGGCTTACCACTAGCTTACAACAAAGACACTCAAGAAGATAAAGAAGGGGTTTTTGACAGTTTTGAAACACTTGAGATTTCTTTAAGAATTTTAAATGACGCGCTAAAGACTATGACAATCCATAAAGATTCTATGCTAAAGGCGTGTAGAGTAGGGCATTTAAGCGCGACAGATTTGGCGGATTTTCTTGTTAAAAATTGTGAAATCCCTTTTAGGGAAGCCCATCACATTACTGGAAAAGCCGTTGCAAGTGCGGAATCTTTAGGAAAAGATTTGAGTGAATTAAGCATAGAAGAGCTTTGTGCTGTGGATTACAGGATTCCAAAAGAAGCGCATAGCAGCCTTGATTTAAAGGCTTCAATGGAGAGTCGTAATTCTTATGGCGGGACTTCTACGCAAGCCACTTTGGCGCAGATTGAAAGCCTAAATGCGTGGTTAGAGCTTGCTAAAACAACTTTAGGGAATGTGTGATGTCAAAACAGCAAGAAATTATTACAATGTTTGATGATATTGCAGGGAGTTATGATTTAACAAATCGCGTAATGAGTTGCGGGATTGATATAACTTGGCGCAAAATTGCTTGCAAGCAAGCCTTTAAGCTCTCAAAGAATCAAGGCTTAGAAATTGCTGATATTGCTTGTGGCACAGGGGATATGATAAGCCATTGGCAAAAAAATGCACAAAAAGAAGGTGTAGAGATTCAAAGTATCATAGGGCTTGATCCAAGTGAGGGAATGCTAAGTGTTGCGCGTAAAAAAATGCCAGAAATTAATTTTATACAATGTGAGGCTACAGAGTTACCACTAGAGAGTGAAAGCAAAGATATTTTAAGTATTGCCTATGGAATCCGTAATGTGGTAGAGCGCAAAAAGGCGTTAAATGAGTTTGCAAGGGTGCTTAAAAAAGATGGAATCTTGGTAATTTTAGAATTTACAAAATGTGAAAATCCTAGCTTAATAGAACAATTAATGGGATTTTATACAAAAAAGATTCTACCTTTTGTGGGGGGAATTATCTCAAGGAATTACCGTGCCTATCGTTATTTACCAGATTCTATTGAAGAGTTTTTGACCACAGATAAATTAAACACTGAACTTAGTGAAGTAGGCTTTAAGCCACTTTATACCAAAGCATTTTCCGCAGGTGTCTGTACGCTATTTATTGCTAAAAATTACCAGTATATCAATAAATCTTGATTTATTGATATACGTCTGCTATACTTACACTTTGTCTAAGATGAAAATGTGATTAAGGAGTATGTATGCAGATTTCACAAGTTTTTATAGATAAGCTAGTTGCGACAGCTGGGGTATTTTCTATCTATTTTATAGAGCTTTCGTTGTTATTTTTGGCTATTAATTTTTGTGTAACGCTATTGCAGCAAAGATTCCAAACCCTACTTCAAAAAACGCTTAAAAATAATATCTTTGGCTATATAAAAGCCATTTTGCTCGGTGCTTTAACGCCTTTTTGTTCTTGCTCGACAATCCCATTGTTCTATGGCTTATTACAAGCAAAGATTCCATTAAGCATTGCTTGTGCGTATTTATTAACTTCGCCACTTTTGAATCCTGTGATTTTAGGAATGATTGTATTTGCTTTTGGGGGAGAATTGGCAAGTCTTTATGGTTTATTTATTATCTTATTTGTCTTTTTTATCGCTTTGTGTCTTGCAAAAATCCCCAATCTTTTATTGAAAGAAAGCACCAAATTTTCATTTAGCCCCATCTTATTACCCCTACAAAAGCCACAGATTCAAAAACCTTTAGTCTTTATTCAAAAGCCCCAAAAAATTTCTGTAAAAAAAGCGTTTAATGAAGCATTGTTTCAATATAGAAAGGTATTTGTGTATTTGGTTGTTGGAATGCTTATTGGTGCGGTGCTAAAAGGATTTGTCCCACAAGATTCTCTATATTTTGTTGCAGAGTTTGGAAACACTGGAATCATATTTGCCGCATTGCTTGGGATTTTTCTCTATGTGCGTGTAGAAGCCATAATCCCCATTGGAGTTGCATTGCTTGATATAGGTGTGCCACTAGAAATTGTAATGAGTTTTTTAATCGCAGGTGGGGGCTGCTCTTTGCCGGAGTTAATTTTACTAAAATCCAAAATGCGTTTTTTATTTTTGGTGATTTTTGTTGGCATTGTGTTAAGCATTGCCATTGTATTTGGCTATTTTACGCTAGTTTTGAAAAACTAATATAAGGAGAATATAATGGAAGATTTTTTGCGAGTTATGCAGGCTTTAAACGATAGAAGCCGCCTTGAAATTCTTATCTTTTTAAAGGCACAAGAAGATATGCTTTGCGTGTGTGATTTGCAGCATTCTCTCAATATGATTCAATCAAGGCTCTCAAGACATTTAAAGATTCTTAAAGAAGCGGGATTTTTGGAGTTTGTGCGTAAGGGGACTTGGGCGTATTATGGAATCAAAAAGGATTTACGCCCTTTGTGTGCGTCCCTGCTGCAAGAATTAGATCATTTGCAAATAGACATACCGCCATTAGTGCGTATTTCGTGTAAAATCTCTCAATAAGGCTAATTTATGGCATTTCTTATTTTTATATTGACTTTGCTTTGCATTTATATCCGCCCTTTTAAGTTGCCTTTGTGGGTGTATAGCTCTCTTGGGGCGTTGCTTTGCTTGGGGTTTGGGGTTGTAGGTTTTGCTGATGTGGCATTTGTATGGAATATGGTATGGGATAGCACACTCACACTTGTTGGTCTCATCATCTTTTGCATTGTGCTTGAAAAGCTCTTATTTTTTGACTTTTTAGCCTATAAGATTCTAAGATTTTTAAGTGAAAAGGGGGAGTGCGGGGGCATTTCTAGTCTTAAATTTTATGTGTTTATTGTGCTTTTTGGGGGATTTTTGGGGGCATTTTTTGCCAATGATGGTGCAATTTTAATCCTAACACCACTCATCATCGCCCTTTTTGGCAAGCTAGATTCTAAAGATATGGAATCTAAGCTAGATTCTAAAAATTCAACGCAGATTCTAACCCCACTTGTGATTTTCCTGCTTATTGTGAGTTTTGTAAGTGATTTTGCTTCAAATACCTTTGTGATTTCAAATCTCACAAATATCATTGCCTTGCATTTTTTTAATCTTAATGCCCTAGATTTTAGCAAGGTGATGGCACTGCCACAAATTTTTATCATCATTGCTAGTCTTTGCTTTTTTATCCTTGTGCGTAAGAGATTGCCTAGAATCTTAAGGGTTAAGATTCCAAATGCGGAATCTCACGCGATAGAATCTAGCACAATGCCCCAAAAAAGCGTGATTATCATCTGTTTTGCCCTGCTTTTCTTGCTTTTATGCGGGATTTTTATAGCAAATACTTTTTCTCTCCCGCTTTCTTCTTTCACGCTTTTATGTGCGGCTCTTAGCCTTATTCTTGCGTATAAAAGAATTGAGATTCTGCCCTGTCTTAAGGCTTCGCCCTTTGGGATTGTGGTATTTTCTTTAGGGCTTTTTATCGTGGTGTTTGGACTGCATTCTACAAGCTCTTTTATGCGTGATATTTTTGCGTTTTTCCTTGATGATTCTCTAAGCGATAGTTTTTCTACACACACTCTCACACAAATCTTTAGCGTTGGTGCGATTAGCTCACTTGGCTCAAGCCTTATTAATAATCTGCCTATGGTAATGCTTGGGAATCTTGCTTTAGGCGACTTTGTGGGGTTAGATTCTAGCTCTAGGGAGTTGCTAATTTACGCTCATCTACTCGGCTGTAATGTTGGGGCAAAGCTCACGCCCATTGGCTCACTTGCTACACTGCTTTGGCTTTTTAGTCTTAAACGATATGGCATTTATATTAGCTTTTGGCGGTATATGCTAGTGGCAATGCTTATTGTGCCTTTTATGCTGTGTATGGGGCTTTGTGGGCTTGTGGTTTATGCTGTGTTATGAAATGGGGAAATATGAATGCTTTTTCTGCTCTTGCTTGGTTAAATTTTTTTATCGCTGATGTGAGAGATGGGCTTGGTCCTTATCTTGGTGTGTTTTTAAAAGAGTATCAGTTTGGAGAATCTCATATCGGGCTAATTGTTACAAGTGCATCTTTGTGTGCGTTAATCTTTGGGATTCCACTTGGAATCTTTATTGATAAAACGCATTTTAAGCGTGGGATTATTGCGTTATGTATTGTGGGGATTGTCCTAGCAACAGGGGCGAATTATTTTTATCCGCATTTTGCCTTCACGCTTATGGCACAAATTACCATTGCATTGTGTGGCGTGTGTCTTGCTCCCGCTTTTAGTGCCATTACGCTTGGGATTGTGGGGCAAAATGGGTATAGTAAGCAAGTGAGTCTCAATGAAGCGTATAAACACGCTGGGACGGCTTTTAGCGCAGGGCTTAGTTTTGTATTTGCGTTGTATTATGGGATTGGAGCGATTTTTGTCATTACTGCTTTGATGGGCGTGCTTGCCTTAATATTTTTAGCACTGCTTAGAAGCTCACAGATTAATCACGCAGTGGCTTGTGGGAGAGAAGATAGCACAGAGATTCCATTATGGAAAGCCCTAAGCGATGTTAGGGTGCTGCTTTTAGGTGTGGTAGTGTTTTGCTTTCATTTAAGTAATGCCTATATGCTCCCGTTGCTTAGTCAAAGAGCGCACACGCTTGGGGTAGATTCTAGTGGTGCGTATGCGGCGGCTACGATTCTTATCGCACAATGCACGATGATTGGAATCTCTTTATTATGTATGCGATTGTTGCAGACAAAAGGCATTCCACATTTCTCTAGCATATATGCTTATCTTATGGGAATTGCACTTTTTGAACTTATCGTGCGTGGTGGTGTGGCGGCACATTTTGAAGGAATTGCTGGAATGGTGATTGTGTAGATTCTAGATGGTGTGGGGGCTGGGATTGTTGGTGTGATTTTGCCACTTTTGGTGGCTATGCTTATGCGTGGGAGTGGGCATATTAACGCTGCTTTTGCTTGTGTAATGACATTTGGTGGGATTGGAGGGGCTTTGAGCGGAAGTTTGGGAGGATTTGTCGCGCAGTATTTTGGCTATTTTTATGCGTATTTGGTGTTGGCTTTTGTAGCGGCTTGTGGGCTTTTGATTTGGATTACAGGTTTTGGGATTTTATACAGAATAGTAGAGTGGAGAGTAAATTAACTTAGTTGGGATCCAAAATGGATTCCAACTTTATTCTTGTAATTTAGCAGCTTTATATACATGAATGCACATTATGATATATACAGCAGGTATGAGAATATATCCAATGATTAATAAACAAAGAAATCCAGAGATTACAAGTGCTAAGAAGTATCCAATAGAATAGAATAAGCTTTTTGCAAGTCCCCATTTAGCAAGTAGCCACCACGAGAAAAACGCACCAAATGGACCAAAAAAGAAAGTGATAAGCAAGGCTACAATACCATTGTTTCCATTAACCACATCATCAATACTTCCGTTTCTTTTTATGATAAAAATACTACTTGCCTTATTTTCCTGTATTTGAAAATCTACTTCACAGCCTATCAAACTATCCAATGTGCGTTTTCCTAAGTTTGCAATATCGCTTGGTTCAAAGTTATAGCGATTGCCGTCATCCCCACTAATCATTCCAATTCCTAAGACTTTCCCTCTCATTAATATCCTTTTTTAAAAAAATAATTTTTGATTATACATAAAATCATTTTAAAATGTAATAGCCAAAATGTTAAGCTAGTTTTTGCTAGAATCCAAGCCTATTTTACAGAAATAGTTTCAATTCTTTTAAAGGGTATTTTATGCAACAAGATTTTTTGCACAATGTGGAAATTTTGGTTTTGGATTTTGGTTCACAATATACACAATTAATTGCTAGAAGACTTCGTGAATATGGGGTTTATACCGAGATTGTGCCTTATTTTGAAAAAATAGATTCCATAAAAGCAAAAAACCCTAAGGGCATAATTCTTAGTGGCGGACCTGCAAGTGTGTATGCAGAAGGGGCTTATAAGCCAGATTCTGCGGTGTTTGATTTGGGTGTGCCTGTGCTTGGAATTTGCTATGGCATGCAGTATATCGCGCATTTTTTTGGAGGAAGTGTGGTAAGGGCGGAAGCGCAAGAGTTTGGCAAGGCGGTGCTTGAAATTTTAAATCTAGAAGAGAGTTTGACTTTTAGTGAATTTAACCACAAATCAATGCCTCAAGCTTTAGAAGCGCTTGTGAGTTTATGGGAGGATTCTGTAAGAGATAGTCATGATTTTTTAAGAGAAAATGATATTGTTGCACTTAAACCTGAAGTAAGTGAGCTTTTAAAGACTTCAGAAAATACACTCGTTGCTACAGATGATGAGACATTTTTAGGATTTTTAGGCGTGGAGCATAATCGCATTGAAATGCTCTTTGTTCATCCAAAATTTTTCAAGCGCGGAGTGGGGATTGCGCTTTTGCGTGAAGTATTTGTGCGTTCTTTAAGACAATATGATAATATCGTTGTGGATTGTAATGCAGGGAATACTAGAGGGCTTAGGTTTTATCAGCAACTTGGCTTTAGAGAAATAGGCGTAAGCCAAAAAGACTCCAAGGGTAGGGACTTTCCAATAGTGCATTTAGAAGTTTCTAGTAAAGAGTTAGAATCTAATTTGCAATCGCATAATATTTTATTTCATAATGTGAAGCAAGATTCTATCGTGTGGATGAGCCACGCGGATAAGGTAGAGTCTGTGCCTAGTGGATTTGTGGAGCTGGCAAAAAGTGGGAATACGCATTATTGTGCTATTGCTGATTTTAAACGACAAGTATATGCTTTGCAGTTTCATCCAGAAGTGGTGCATAGTGAGTGTGGCGGGGAGATTCTAAAAAACTTTGCTGTGGGGATTTGTGGGGTGGATACAAGCTGGAATATGCGGAATTTTGCGGAAGCCGAGATTGTGAAATTGCGTGAGAAAGTGCTTGGTTTAGATATTTGTTTTATCAATAAGAATGAAGCGTTTAATCAAATGGGGGCAAAAAAAAGCATAGAAATATTGACTCAAATTTGGGAATGTGGAGCAAAAGTAACTCATAATGATTTAACACAGAAAGAAATCGCGAGTATGAAACTAGAGATAGAAAAAAGTATTATTGCTTCTGAGCAACTCTGCATCGCACAAAAAAATGGGGAATGGTTGGGATTTGTCGCAGTGGAAAATGACGAAATTACATTGCTTTTTGTTGCATCTAAATATTTTAAAAAAGGACTTGGTAAGGCATTGATTAGGGAAGCATTAGATCGCTACTTGATGGATTTTGAGAGTGTTAAAGTTGGAAGTATTGAGTGGGCTTTGGAGTTTTATACCCATTTGGGCTTTACAAAAAATGATAGTAATATATCTAGCAAACTTTATCCGGATCTTATTCCTCTAAGGGCAGGTTGTATGGATTTAAGACATATTTTAACTTTGCAAAAAGCTGAATTTTCCAAAGTTTTGTGTGCGGTGAGTGGGGGCGTAGATAGCTCCGTCGTTGCCACACTTTTATATCGTGCCATAGGGGAGAATCTTATCCCTGTTTTTGTCGATACTGGGCTTTTAAGAAAGGGGGAGAGAGAAGCGGTAGAAGCGATGTTTAGAGAGAATCTAAAAGTGCCTTTGATTGTAGCGGACGCTAGGGAGCTATTTTTAGGGCGATTAAAGGGCGTAACAGATCCGGAAAAGAAACGCAAAATCATCGGCGAAACCTTCATAGAAGTCTTTGAAGCTGAAGCTAAAAAGCACAACACAAAAGGCGAGATAAAATTCCTAGCACAAGGCACACTCTACCCTGATGTGATTGAATCTGTGAGTGTAAAAGGTCCAAGTAAAACGATAAAAAGCCACCATAATGTCGGTGGATTGCCTGAATGGATGAAGTTTGAGTTAATCGAGCCTTTAAGAGAGCTGTTTAAGGACGAGGTAAGGGCGTTAGGCAGAGAATTAGGAATGCCAGAATCTATGCTTATGCGACACCCTTTCCCCGGACCCGGACTTGCCATACGCATTATGGGCGAGGTGAATGCGACGGATTTGGAGCTATTAAAAGAAGCGGATTCTATCTTCATAGAAGAGCTGCATAAATGGGGCTTGTATGATAGCGTGTGGCAGGCATTTTGTGTGCTTTTAAATGTGCGAAGTGTGGGCGTAATGGGCGATAACCGCACTTATGATAATACTATTTGCGTCCGGGCAGTAGAAGCACAAGATGGAATGACTGCAAGTTTCTCACACTTACCCCACGCATTTTTAGAATCCGTCTCAAATCGCATAATCAACGAAGTAAAAGGGATTAACCGCGTAGTCTATGACATCACCTCAAAACCCCCAGGGACTATTGAGTGGGAGTAGAATGTAATTTTTGTGATACAATTTAGGTGCTTCGGAATATAGACAAAAGGAGTTTTCAATGGCAGGTTTTCAATCACCCATTACAATCAATCAAGCGATGCAAAAAATACACGAAAACGAGTATTTATTGCCAGCATTTCAAAGAGAGTATG
The Helicobacter winghamensis ATCC BAA-430 DNA segment above includes these coding regions:
- a CDS encoding L-aspartate oxidase — translated: MLHFDVIIVGAGVAGLYASLNLPKELKVLILCKDQPWECNTFYAQGGIAVAKNTEDIALHIKDTLDAGAGMCDENAVKTLSEESLEVLEDLIARQTPFDKDANGNLLFTKEAAHSTSRIIHAGGDSTGRALHSHLMAQISHTLWKNATVTELLIENNHCYGVSVLTKRGNYNLYAKHIILASGGVGALFEYHTNAHTISSELHGMILENGLKLKDMEMLQFHPTVFVKTHHARKMLLSEALRGEGAKVVDYFGKRFLFDYDKKGELASRDRVARSIFDYKLKLQEKFKKQEEQEIYLDLSEFSKEFFYNRFPNIARNLSAFGYDLPKDRIPISPAFHYCMGGIETDGVGKVVGMENLYAVGECACTGVHGANRLASNSLLEGLVFSRRSARDIMGCVKSEQKTREFLLHTEPLQNPQDENLKAILRHLMWSKVGIMRNKSGLNEALGGVEVMLQSGVGRLLRLRLLTAKNIIESALKRDASIGAHYLTE
- a CDS encoding amino acid ABC transporter ATP-binding protein; the protein is MVLLRLENIVKKYVDNLVLDNVSLEVKKGEVCAILGPSGCGKSTFLRCINGLESIQGGKIYLDGVQISGEGVQTKWSKVRQKIGMVFQNYELFPHLSVLENITLAPIKVQNRSIKDAKEQALRLLERVGLTHKKDSYPKELSGGQKQRVAIVRALCMNPEIMLFDEVTASLDPEMVKEVLEVIKELAENGMTMILVTHEMKFARLVADRIVFFDHGKIAEIATPQEFFTNPKSERAKKFLNIFEF
- a CDS encoding amino acid ABC transporter permease, with amino-acid sequence MEVLLLPQNILRILQGVFITLQIALIAIIFSCLFGFILGYLMTLKSRLLRGICRLYLESIRIIPILAWLFIIYFGFSSVINLSGVGACILAFSLWGIAEMGDLVRGAISSLPKHQEQSARALGLKEWQVQVFVVFPQSFKRLLPSLVNLFTRMIKTTSLAALIGVSDMLKVGQQIIEVNLISYPTASFWVYGGIFFVYFALCYPLSVFSHYLEKKLI
- a CDS encoding amino acid ABC transporter permease; amino-acid sequence: MQNAIPTFLKALWLTLHLSFFGIVFSIILGFFIALIQFYKIRFLNAVAQGYIELSRNTPLLIQLFFLYYGLPQIGLKLDSYICALIGITFLGGSYMAESFRAGLESVGKIQIESGRSLGLSEKQLVFSIILPQSLMVSLPYIGANVIFLLKETSVVSAIALVDVLFVTKDLIGSYYKTNETLLLLVLCYLVVLLPLSIVFSMLEKHYKKFLG
- the hemJ gene encoding protoporphyrinogen oxidase HemJ; this encodes MLFYYVKIFHIISFVSWMAMLFYLPRLFVYHAEHLDNMGFVEVVKIQEEKLYNFIGYPALIATFASGVWLLVLEPSFLTGGGWMHAKILLVVLLLAYHFSLYRYMVAFRENRCFKSGKFFRAYNEVPTIVLIFITILVILKPF
- the argH gene encoding argininosuccinate lyase; translation: MANQKLWGGRFSASAAEILDVFNASLPFDKKLYKQDILGSKTHAKMLARCGILTQDEADLICKGLEQVKDEIESGVFEFKLSDEDIHMAIESRLTQIIGEAGKKLHTARSRNDQVALDFRLFVLDSNKHLRNLVLNLITTLLSLAKEHTQTMLPGMTHLQHAQPVNFGFLLCAYACMFMRDFERLESTFKRNNYCPLGAAALAGTPYSTDRHFVAKELGFIAPTLNATDSVSDRDFALDFLYDTSLLAMHISRFAEELVLWSSYEFRFITLSDAYSTGSSIMPQKKNPDVPELLRGKSGRVYGNLMGLLVVMKGLPLAYNKDTQEDKEGVFDSFETLEISLRILNDALKTMTIHKDSMLKACRVGHLSATDLADFLVKNCEIPFREAHHITGKAVASAESLGKDLSELSIEELCAVDYRIPKEAHSSLDLKASMESRNSYGGTSTQATLAQIESLNAWLELAKTTLGNV